Part of the Oerskovia paurometabola genome is shown below.
GGTAGCGTTGCTGCCGTGCCCCACCCCGTAGCCCCCGCCCCCGAGGCGCCCCGATGATCCGCCGCGCCCTGGCGCGCGCCTACTGGGCCGTGAGCAGGTGGACGCTGCGTACCGAGCAGCCCCCGACCGACCGGCCCGGCATCCTCATCGGCGCCCCGCACACGTCCAACTGGGACTTCGTGCTCATGCTCGCGATCTCGACGAGCGTGGGCGTGAGGGTCCGCTGGCTCGGCAAGCACACCCTGTTCAAGGGTGTCATGGGGCCGTTCGCGCGAGCGCTCGGCGGGATCCCCGTGGACCGGACCGACCCGAGCCTCGTCGTCGACGACATCGTGTCGCGGGTCCGCAGGGGTGAGGTGTTCTCGCTCGTCATCACGCCCGAGGGGACGCGCAGCAAGGGCGAGTACTGGAAGTCGGGCTTCTACCGGATCGCGCGCGAGGCGGGCATGCCCGTGACGCTCGGGTACGTGGACCGCACGACCATGACCGCGGGCCTGGGCCCCACGCTCGAGCTCACGGGGGACGTGCGCGCCGACATGGACCTGGTCCGCGCCTTCTACGCGGACAAGGCCGGGTTCGACCCGTCGCGTCGCACCGAGCCGCGCCTGCGCGAGGAGGACCGTCCCGCGCCGGACGCGGCCACGGGAGAAGCCGGCTCGACCGCCTGAGGCGGTCGACGCCGTCGGGCACGCTGCTCGCCTGCCCGACGGCGCAGCGCACCCCGCGCGCACCCAGCGCGCCTCGCCGGGGTGCTCAGCCCGCAGCCGGGTCGGTCGGCGCGTAGATCCGCAGGCCGCCGGGGACCATGGTGAGCGTCGCGCCGGTGACCTGGTCACCGTCGAGCTCGAGCGTCTCGCCGTCGTGCGCGAGGATCACGGGGTCGTGCGGGGCGCCGTCACCGAACCGGAGCGACAGGTCGGGCGTGGTCCAGGCGTCGAGCGCGAGGTGGCGTTCGAGTCGACGGACCCGTCCGGCGAGCGAGGACGCGGCTCCGCCCGCGACCGTCTCCAGGAACAGGCGTGCGCGGCTGTAGCGCTGCTCGGCGCGCCCCGTGCGGACGTCGAGCACGCCGTCGTCGAGCCGGATGCGCTCGACGGGCGCGAGGTTCTGCGGGACGTACTTGTTGACCCCCGCGAAGAACGACCAGTAGCTCCCGACGACCCCGTCGACCGACACCCGTAGCGGGGTCGCGGAACGCAGCACGCGCGACGTCGCCCAGACCGTCGCTGGCCACTTCCCCAGGCGCTTCTCGGCGCGTTCGCGCTGCGACACGAGCTCGGGGTAGATGCCGAGCGAGAACGTGTTGAGGACCGTCATCGGGTCCTGCCCGTCGACGCGGAGCTCGGCGACGTCGACGTTCACCCCCGACCCGGCCTGGACGGCCCGGACCGTCGCGGTCATCGACGTGAGGTCGGCGGCCTTGGCGAAGTGGTTGAGCGTGCCGCCGGGAAGGACGACGAGCGGGAGGTCGTGCTCGCGCGCTGCGGCGGCAGCGGTCGCGACGGTCCCGTCGCCACCGCTGATCCCGAGGGCTCGGGCGGGGCGGGCCCCGCTGTCGCCGTCGGACCCGCCGGCACCCTCGCCCTTCGCCGCCCGGTCGTAGATCTCGCGCAGGTCGTCGCCCTCGGCGAGCACGTGCACCCGCGCCTTCGGGAGGTCGCGGCGCAGGACCTCGAGCGGGTCCTCCTTGAGGATCCGCCCGGACCCTGCGGCCGTGTTGACGACGACGAACAGGCCCTCGCCGTCGGGGAGCGCGGGCACGTCCGTGGGCGGTCCGGCGGGCACGTCCGGCTCGGGCCCCGGTGGGGAGGGCACGAGCCACCGGCCGAGCACCGCGAGCCCGACCCCGAGCGCCGCGCCCCCGACGACGTCCGAGAACCAGTGCGCGCCCACGTGCAGCCGCGAGTACATGACGGCCCCCGCGACAGGAGCGACGACCAGCCCGGCGGCGGGCCACTCCAGGGCCACGCCCGCGGCGAACGCCCCCGCGGTGGCCGAGTGGCCCGACGGGAACGACGGCGTCGTCGGGTAGCGGCGCAGGCGCCGCACGAGGGGCAGCGGGTCGGCGGAAGGGCGGTCGCCGCCGAACAGGCCCTTGCCGAGCAGGTTCGCGGTCGCGCTCGCGGCGGCGACGCTCACGAGACCCCGCACCGCCGCCCGGCGGCCGCGCGCGCCGGTCGCGGCCAGCCCCGCGCCGAGCCCCATCCACAGGACGCTGTGGTTCGCGGCGGTCGTCAGGCGCACGAGGGCCGCGTCCGCCCGGGGCCCGAGCTGTCGCCGGTACGTCCGGTCGTTCATGCGGCGGTCGAGGCGGGCGACGGCGGGGAACGCCTCGTGGGGCTTGACGAGGCCCGTGAAGCGCGGCTTCCGTCGCGGGGTCTGGGGTGGCGGGACGGGAGCGGACGACATCCAGCCACGGTAGGACGCCCGCGCCCGGCCCGCCCACCCACGCCGCCCCGAGGGCGCCCGCGCACCCGGGGGAGCGGCGCCGTCGGGCCTCTTCGCGCGGCCCGGCACCCTCGTTCTGACACAACTCCGATAAGTTCTCCCTATGGGCACCACCCCCGACCCGATCCGGGTCTTCCTGCTCGACGACCACGAGGTCGTCCGCCGCGGCGTCGCCGCCCTCCTCGAGGCCGAGGACGACATCACGGTCGTCGGCGAGGCAGGCACCGCCGCCTCCGCGCTGACCCGTATCCGCGCCGTCCGACCCGACGTGGCCGTGCTCGACGTGCGCCTGCCCGACGGCTCGGGCGTCGAGGTCTGCCGTGACGTGCGCTCCGAGATGCCGGAGATCGGCTGCCTCATGCTCACGTCCTTCGCGGACGACGAGGCGCTGTTCCAGGCGGTCCTCGCCGGCGCCTCGGGCTACGTCCTCAAGCAGATCCACGGCTCGGACCTCGTGGGGGCCGTGCGGACCATCGCGGGTGGCGGCTCGCTGCTCGACCCGGTCAGCACGGCGCGCATCCTCGACCGGCTGCGCACGCCGCAGGCCCAGGAGGTCGACCGCCTCGAGGGGCTCTCGCCGCAGGAGCGCCAGATCGTCGACCTCATCGGCGAGGGCATGACGAACCGGCAGATCGGCGAGCGCCTGTTCCTCGCGGAGAAGACGGTCAAGAACTACGTGTCGCACATCCTCTCGACGCTCGGGCTGCAGCGCCGCACGCAGGTCGCGGTCCTCGCGACCGAGATGCGCACGGAGGACCGCCCACGCGGCTGAGCGGTGTGCCCCGGCGGTGCCGCGGCGTCGAGCAGCACGGCGATGCCCGACGACGGAGCGCACGTGGGTGCGCGGGTCGCGCTGGGCGCGTGATGTTCGACAGATGTTCGACACGCCCCTAGGGTGGGAACATGTCGCAGAGCACCGTCGGCTTCCGACCGACCGCCGAGGAACGCCGACTCCTGGAGGAGATCGCACGCAAGGGCATGTCCACGAGCGATGCCCTGCGCCGCGGCCTGCACCTCGTGGCCCACGAGCAGTGGCTCGACCAGGCGCGTGCCGATGCCGAGATGCTGCGTGAGGAGAACCTGAACGACGAGCCGGACGCCTGGTGATCCGCGGCGCCGTCTACCGGGTCGACCTCGGTGCCCCGCGGGGGCACGAACAGGGCGGGCGTCGGTACGGGCTCGTCCTCTCGCCCTCGGAGATGAACTGGTCGGTGGCGACCATCGTGCCGACCTCGACCAGCGCCCGACCGGCGACGTTCCGGCCCGAGCTGGTCATCGACGGGCAGCAGACCCTGCTCCTGGTCGACCAGATCCGGACCGTGGACACCGCCTACCTGGTGGGAGACCCCGTCGACTACCTCAACCACGACGAGCTCACCACGGTGGAGCAGGCCGTCATCCACTACCTCGGGCTGGTGTGATCGAGCTCCGCAGCCGTGCGGGCGCTCCTGGCTGACCGTCAGGCGTTCGGGATCCGCCACACGAGCGCGGTACCGCGGCCCGTGGGGACGACACCCGTCGACCCGTCCGCCGTCGACGCGTCCCCCGGCCCGCCGGCGGCGCCCGCGAGCTCGCGCGCCGCAGCCTCGGCCGGTCCGACGGACAGGGTCCCGCGCAGCGCCTCGGCGCGCGTCGCGAGGTTGTGCAGGCCGCCGCGGTGGTCGCCCGCGTCGACGCCCGCGCAGCCGATCCCGTCGTCGACCACGGACAGCGTGATGGCGTCGTCGGTCACGCGCAGCCGCACGTCGACGCGCGACGCGCGCGCGTGGCGGGCCACGTTGGTCAGGGCCTCGCCGACCACGACCACGAGCTGGTCCGCGACCTCTGCGGGCACGAGCGACGAGTCGTCGCTCTCGATGATGATCGAGGGCGCGAACCCGAGCGCGGACGTCACCGCACCGGCGGCCGCGGTCAGGCGTTCCTGGAGGCTCGCCTCGGGGGGAGTGGTGGCCTGGAGCGCGAAGATCGTCGAGCGGATCTCGCGGATCGTGTCGTCGAGGTCGTTGACGGCCTCCTCGACGCGCGAGCGCACGAGCTCGTTCTCGATGTGCTTGGTCGTGCTCATGAGCGTCATCGCGGACGCGAAGATGCGCTGGATGACGACGTCGTGCAGGTCGCGCGCGATGCGCTCGCGGTCCTCGAGCACCGCGACCCGTCGTCCGTCCTCGTAGAGGCGGGCGTTGTCGACGGCCACTCCTGCGGCGGCGGCCAGGGCGCGG
Proteins encoded:
- a CDS encoding GAF domain-containing sensor histidine kinase yields the protein MTESLPSAVAHRVLDAVVAITSNLDLDTVLRRIVEAAMDLTGARYGALGVRDGDRLGRFVPVGMKDSEVEAIDHWPHGHGLLGEVIRNPHPLRVDKIEGYPAASGYPAGHPPMHTFLGVPIQVRDSVYGNLYLTDKRDGSPFTRDDEAAVRALAAAAGVAVDNARLYEDGRRVAVLEDRERIARDLHDVVIQRIFASAMTLMSTTKHIENELVRSRVEEAVNDLDDTIREIRSTIFALQATTPPEASLQERLTAAAGAVTSALGFAPSIIIESDDSSLVPAEVADQLVVVVGEALTNVARHARASRVDVRLRVTDDAITLSVVDDGIGCAGVDAGDHRGGLHNLATRAEALRGTLSVGPAEAAARELAGAAGGPGDASTADGSTGVVPTGRGTALVWRIPNA
- a CDS encoding bifunctional phosphatase PAP2/diacylglycerol kinase family protein produces the protein MSSAPVPPPQTPRRKPRFTGLVKPHEAFPAVARLDRRMNDRTYRRQLGPRADAALVRLTTAANHSVLWMGLGAGLAATGARGRRAAVRGLVSVAAASATANLLGKGLFGGDRPSADPLPLVRRLRRYPTTPSFPSGHSATAGAFAAGVALEWPAAGLVVAPVAGAVMYSRLHVGAHWFSDVVGGAALGVGLAVLGRWLVPSPPGPEPDVPAGPPTDVPALPDGEGLFVVVNTAAGSGRILKEDPLEVLRRDLPKARVHVLAEGDDLREIYDRAAKGEGAGGSDGDSGARPARALGISGGDGTVATAAAAAREHDLPLVVLPGGTLNHFAKAADLTSMTATVRAVQAGSGVNVDVAELRVDGQDPMTVLNTFSLGIYPELVSQRERAEKRLGKWPATVWATSRVLRSATPLRVSVDGVVGSYWSFFAGVNKYVPQNLAPVERIRLDDGVLDVRTGRAEQRYSRARLFLETVAGGAASSLAGRVRRLERHLALDAWTTPDLSLRFGDGAPHDPVILAHDGETLELDGDQVTGATLTMVPGGLRIYAPTDPAAG
- a CDS encoding 1-acyl-sn-glycerol-3-phosphate acyltransferase — encoded protein: MIRRALARAYWAVSRWTLRTEQPPTDRPGILIGAPHTSNWDFVLMLAISTSVGVRVRWLGKHTLFKGVMGPFARALGGIPVDRTDPSLVVDDIVSRVRRGEVFSLVITPEGTRSKGEYWKSGFYRIAREAGMPVTLGYVDRTTMTAGLGPTLELTGDVRADMDLVRAFYADKAGFDPSRRTEPRLREEDRPAPDAATGEAGSTA
- a CDS encoding response regulator: MGTTPDPIRVFLLDDHEVVRRGVAALLEAEDDITVVGEAGTAASALTRIRAVRPDVAVLDVRLPDGSGVEVCRDVRSEMPEIGCLMLTSFADDEALFQAVLAGASGYVLKQIHGSDLVGAVRTIAGGGSLLDPVSTARILDRLRTPQAQEVDRLEGLSPQERQIVDLIGEGMTNRQIGERLFLAEKTVKNYVSHILSTLGLQRRTQVAVLATEMRTEDRPRG
- a CDS encoding type II toxin-antitoxin system PemK/MazF family toxin, whose protein sequence is MIRGAVYRVDLGAPRGHEQGGRRYGLVLSPSEMNWSVATIVPTSTSARPATFRPELVIDGQQTLLLVDQIRTVDTAYLVGDPVDYLNHDELTTVEQAVIHYLGLV